A window from Marinagarivorans cellulosilyticus encodes these proteins:
- a CDS encoding PKD domain-containing protein has protein sequence MKAVCGFVLSALAGIANAGPFDGPEIAGEWSPLYDGDIIAVHMVMMPTGKVLTYEEGGQGAPVVDEIRIWDPVTLELTTPTFPPYDLFCSGHSVLPDGRIFIQGGQDGGDAIGEARATIYDPFTDTWDDTIPKMNAGRWYSTNTILPNGDVLVLNGAIDSYANKNLLPQIWELQTNTWRNLVNAEEAAPMGLDFYPRMFVAPDGRVFKAGPDRDSWFLDTAGTGQWTRGPNMNWDGGGNGFRGYSSTVMYDEGKIMTVGGGEQPPTATAEIIDLNDANPQWQYAAPMNHARRHLTATLLADGTVLVTGGTASPGFNNGADAVRIAEIWDPETNVWSEMAPQTNARVYHSTAVLLPDGRVQIGGGGRPAADGGIDNPNLEIYSPPYLFKGPRPVIIAAPEAVSFAETFDVEINNPENITGVNLIRLGATTHAFNQTQSINKLDWTVTPNGLSVTAPADPNRAQPGYYMLFVLDDGVPSVAKMVKFGDAEVPSVPTALASASVTPTSVALSWAGSQDNIAVASYNIYRDGTYAANVQGTTATITGLFSATQYSFTVAAVDLFGNESSESSPLIVQTAQPGQNPPNAVAGADQVAAVNINFTLDGTASSDIDGQLLTYEWSLNGALVGTTPVLQESLGIAGTYIYTLSVSDGTLVDSDQVTITVVDAINMLDNGDFSDGLAGWTAEAMQGGQAQFTVANGELHAAVDAPGDAYWSLQLFQPKAFIAGETYTLDFDARTDVGPRTFTLMIEHNGGDYTKYLIEEVTITQTQGMQHFSYEWVQGADDDNVKVGFYLGDAGVSDIWFDNMFLRRGAAVNSAPLANAGNDLTGFVDDLITLDGTASQDADNGPAALTYFWSQTAGPVATLNNDTSATPSFTPSQVGNYVFSLVVNDGELDSALDEVLVAVGEVPNEQPIARAGSDRMATVGDTIALDGSLSNDVDNGPDALTYLWSLQGGPSATLSATDIANPSFTPATSGSYVFGLVVNDGDLNSVLDTVIITVNDANIAPVANAGADKTAYLGDVISLNGAGSNDPDNGPAALVYTWEQLSGPVVSLNNADQAAPNFMATEAGSYGFSLMVFDGEQVSLVDSVTITVLPIPNIAPIAHAGNAQTQDLNATVVLDGGDSFDPDATSVLSFSWTQLSGPAVTLQAANSASPSFTASEEGVYSFGLVVSDGKLNSTDRALEASRSLLITDKTILAQFTMQNVLQKILDDSFDQSQTPADIIINLANQRQSCDDFNGFPQQDNSNTPDFCSDAGTALDIFEANSDAQLSYYQPIALVNRFDLAPADGANCGEYRIAFAGNNIFEPRVNFFIFEAKMPNPEPQLGLEACRPIVEYWEALTHQRDVNERAAALYAFFFEGVEGFNPAIQADHFLGSNKGSGSLRLNARIDQTSNWVFMQFDNATEENCAPTCTFNMVQAPLEDVPFPELAGDVAGLPQAQLFQDAVIASLQTPGEQLLADTISALSIELPESVYLGRQHSPLTPAQSVADFASANFVAAIQGQLDDVGSSLTPENILHRVHTLSCGGCHNQHSDNLGAPLVLDTATQLVEFLSINEEAGPDGQRFTVKPAMLDTFLPEREAIILDFLDQSRVTITVAEVPNITPVANAGPDQTVTVNTLVDLDGSASNDADTSPQAQLSYSWTQTQGPAVTLANAVTAMPSFTPETAAVYSFELVVSDGEAVSMVDSVTVVVDAVANIAPVANAGADQIVTVGDAVTLSGVESSDADAGPNALSFSWLQTSGPVVALANATTENATFTPQSAASYGFELTVSDGEATAIDNVTVLAEPDATVVDSDNDGVPDSRDNCVTTGSDVDVYGCALVNSLRIEAEDYEGFNDTSAGNEGNGYRNDNVDIEVAADVGAGFNVGWIAAGEWLEYTVNLSQGRYALSTRVASAMGGGAYSVLIDGQVVATDTVGNTGGWQAWQTSNVGAFEVAGGEQVVRINITGGNFNINWFEFTAVALIVDADRDGVTDDIDQCLNSAVNAQVDATGCVPINDSDNDGVSDELDQCDNTPANTQVDSDGCALPDADNDGVTDALDLCPNSQPGETVDADGCLVVSDQDNDGVIDSDDACPQTPAGDTVDAAGCSIVTELRIQAEDYIDYQDTSGGNSGNAYRTDNVDIEAAADIGGGFNVGWTDAGEWLEYSVSLPAGTYSLVTRVASLPGGGAYTVVINGELIASDNVGATGGWQSWESHDVGVFTVASGEHTVRINISQGAFNVNWLDITRVE, from the coding sequence ATGAAAGCTGTATGCGGTTTTGTCTTATCCGCATTGGCGGGTATTGCAAATGCAGGCCCCTTTGACGGCCCAGAAATAGCGGGTGAGTGGAGCCCCCTGTATGACGGCGATATCATTGCTGTGCATATGGTGATGATGCCCACAGGTAAGGTGCTTACCTACGAGGAGGGCGGCCAGGGGGCGCCGGTTGTTGATGAAATTCGCATTTGGGACCCGGTAACGCTGGAGCTCACTACGCCCACATTTCCGCCGTACGATTTATTCTGCTCGGGGCATTCGGTGTTACCCGATGGGCGAATTTTTATACAGGGTGGGCAAGATGGCGGTGATGCCATTGGTGAAGCACGCGCCACCATTTACGACCCCTTTACGGATACTTGGGACGATACCATCCCTAAAATGAATGCTGGCCGCTGGTATTCAACCAATACCATTTTGCCTAATGGCGACGTATTGGTGCTTAACGGCGCTATTGATTCTTATGCCAATAAAAACCTATTGCCCCAAATCTGGGAGTTGCAAACAAACACTTGGCGCAACTTGGTGAATGCCGAAGAAGCTGCGCCAATGGGGTTAGATTTTTACCCGCGTATGTTTGTTGCTCCAGATGGCCGCGTTTTTAAAGCTGGCCCAGATCGCGATTCCTGGTTTTTAGATACCGCAGGTACAGGCCAGTGGACTCGCGGCCCTAACATGAACTGGGATGGCGGCGGCAATGGCTTTCGCGGTTACAGCTCTACCGTGATGTACGACGAAGGCAAAATTATGACCGTTGGCGGTGGCGAGCAACCGCCAACAGCAACGGCCGAAATTATCGACCTCAACGATGCCAACCCACAGTGGCAATATGCTGCGCCAATGAACCACGCCCGCCGGCATTTAACGGCAACCTTATTGGCAGATGGCACGGTATTGGTTACCGGAGGTACGGCTTCGCCGGGTTTCAATAACGGTGCCGATGCCGTGCGTATCGCCGAAATTTGGGACCCAGAGACCAACGTTTGGAGCGAAATGGCGCCGCAAACCAATGCCCGTGTTTACCACTCAACGGCAGTGTTGCTGCCCGATGGCCGCGTTCAAATTGGTGGCGGTGGCCGCCCAGCGGCTGATGGCGGCATTGATAACCCTAACTTAGAAATTTACTCGCCGCCTTATTTATTCAAAGGGCCGCGCCCAGTGATTATTGCTGCGCCAGAGGCGGTGTCTTTTGCCGAAACCTTTGATGTCGAAATCAATAATCCCGAGAACATAACCGGCGTTAATTTAATTCGCTTAGGTGCCACTACGCATGCCTTTAACCAAACCCAATCTATTAATAAGTTGGATTGGACGGTCACACCTAATGGCTTGTCGGTAACGGCACCGGCAGACCCTAACCGCGCACAGCCGGGTTATTACATGCTGTTTGTGTTAGATGATGGCGTGCCCTCGGTGGCTAAAATGGTGAAATTTGGCGATGCCGAGGTACCTTCGGTGCCTACGGCGTTAGCGAGCGCAAGCGTTACGCCTACCAGTGTGGCTTTATCGTGGGCGGGCTCGCAAGACAATATCGCGGTGGCGTCTTATAACATCTATCGCGATGGGACTTACGCTGCCAATGTTCAGGGCACTACAGCGACGATCACCGGTTTATTTAGCGCTACCCAATACAGCTTTACCGTGGCTGCCGTCGATTTGTTTGGGAACGAATCCAGCGAAAGTTCGCCACTTATTGTGCAAACCGCCCAGCCAGGCCAAAACCCGCCCAATGCTGTTGCCGGCGCCGATCAAGTAGCGGCGGTGAATATTAATTTCACCTTGGATGGAACGGCATCTAGCGATATTGATGGTCAGCTACTGACTTACGAATGGTCTTTAAATGGCGCGTTGGTTGGCACCACACCGGTACTGCAAGAATCACTGGGTATTGCTGGAACCTATATTTATACCTTGAGCGTTTCTGATGGTACGTTGGTGGATTCTGACCAAGTAACTATTACCGTCGTTGATGCCATTAACATGCTGGATAACGGCGACTTTAGCGACGGCCTTGCGGGCTGGACGGCCGAAGCCATGCAAGGTGGCCAGGCGCAGTTTACGGTGGCAAATGGCGAGTTACACGCTGCGGTGGATGCGCCGGGCGATGCTTATTGGTCGTTACAGTTATTTCAGCCTAAAGCATTTATCGCCGGCGAAACCTATACCTTAGATTTTGATGCTCGCACCGATGTAGGCCCGCGCACCTTTACCTTAATGATCGAGCACAACGGCGGCGATTACACCAAATATTTAATTGAAGAAGTTACCATTACCCAAACCCAAGGCATGCAGCACTTTAGCTATGAGTGGGTACAAGGCGCTGATGACGACAATGTAAAAGTTGGTTTTTATTTGGGTGATGCCGGTGTTAGCGACATTTGGTTCGACAATATGTTTTTGCGTCGCGGTGCTGCTGTAAATAGCGCGCCGTTGGCCAATGCCGGTAATGACTTAACGGGTTTTGTTGACGACCTCATAACGCTAGACGGCACGGCCTCGCAGGATGCCGACAACGGCCCAGCCGCACTGACGTATTTCTGGAGTCAAACCGCAGGCCCCGTAGCCACATTGAATAATGACACTAGCGCAACGCCCAGCTTCACTCCCAGCCAAGTCGGTAATTATGTTTTTAGTTTGGTGGTAAACGACGGTGAGCTAGATTCTGCCCTCGACGAAGTGTTGGTGGCGGTTGGCGAAGTACCCAACGAGCAGCCCATAGCGCGCGCCGGCTCAGACCGCATGGCAACCGTTGGCGATACTATTGCTCTTGATGGTTCTTTATCTAACGATGTCGATAACGGCCCAGATGCGTTAACTTATTTATGGTCTTTGCAGGGTGGCCCGAGTGCGACCTTAAGCGCAACGGATATTGCTAACCCCAGCTTTACACCGGCGACTTCTGGCTCCTATGTTTTTGGTTTAGTAGTAAACGATGGCGATTTAAACTCTGTTTTAGATACCGTCATTATTACTGTTAACGATGCCAATATTGCGCCTGTGGCCAATGCTGGCGCCGACAAAACGGCTTACCTTGGTGATGTTATTAGCCTTAATGGCGCAGGCTCTAACGACCCCGATAACGGCCCTGCGGCCTTGGTATATACCTGGGAGCAATTAAGCGGCCCTGTGGTTAGCCTGAATAATGCCGACCAAGCCGCGCCTAACTTTATGGCAACCGAAGCGGGTAGCTATGGCTTTTCTTTGATGGTGTTTGATGGCGAGCAGGTATCGTTAGTTGATAGCGTGACGATTACGGTATTGCCCATCCCAAATATTGCCCCTATTGCCCATGCCGGCAACGCGCAAACGCAAGACTTAAACGCTACGGTAGTTTTGGATGGCGGCGATTCTTTCGACCCCGACGCCACTTCGGTGCTGAGCTTTAGCTGGACGCAATTAAGTGGCCCAGCGGTCACTTTGCAGGCGGCTAATTCAGCGTCGCCCAGTTTTACAGCCAGTGAAGAGGGCGTGTATAGCTTTGGTTTAGTAGTCAGTGATGGCAAGCTGAATTCGACGGATAGAGCTTTAGAGGCTAGCCGTTCGTTATTAATTACCGATAAAACTATTCTTGCGCAGTTTACGATGCAAAATGTGCTGCAAAAAATTCTGGACGACAGTTTTGATCAAAGCCAAACGCCTGCCGATATCATTATTAACTTAGCGAACCAGCGCCAAAGCTGTGATGATTTTAATGGCTTTCCTCAGCAAGATAACAGCAATACGCCCGATTTTTGTAGCGATGCCGGCACCGCCTTGGATATTTTTGAAGCCAATAGTGATGCACAGCTTAGCTACTACCAGCCTATTGCATTGGTGAACCGGTTCGATTTAGCTCCTGCCGATGGTGCTAATTGTGGCGAATACCGCATTGCATTTGCCGGCAATAACATATTTGAGCCGCGCGTTAACTTCTTTATTTTTGAAGCTAAAATGCCTAACCCAGAACCACAATTAGGCCTAGAAGCTTGTCGCCCAATTGTTGAGTATTGGGAAGCTTTAACGCACCAACGCGATGTGAATGAGCGTGCAGCGGCGCTTTATGCTTTCTTTTTTGAAGGGGTAGAAGGCTTCAATCCTGCGATTCAGGCCGATCACTTTTTAGGGTCCAATAAAGGTTCTGGTTCTTTGCGCTTAAATGCCCGTATCGACCAAACCAGTAATTGGGTGTTTATGCAGTTTGATAATGCAACCGAGGAAAACTGCGCGCCCACGTGTACCTTTAACATGGTACAGGCACCGTTAGAAGATGTGCCTTTCCCCGAGCTTGCTGGCGATGTTGCCGGTTTACCGCAAGCGCAATTATTCCAAGACGCGGTTATTGCATCGCTGCAAACACCGGGCGAGCAATTATTAGCAGACACCATTTCGGCATTGTCGATAGAGCTTCCCGAAAGCGTTTATTTAGGGCGCCAGCATTCCCCGCTGACACCGGCGCAAAGCGTAGCGGATTTCGCATCAGCAAATTTTGTGGCTGCTATTCAGGGTCAGCTCGATGATGTTGGGTCTTCTTTAACGCCTGAAAATATCTTGCACCGTGTTCATACCTTGTCTTGCGGTGGTTGCCATAATCAGCATTCAGATAACCTAGGTGCACCCTTGGTATTGGATACGGCTACGCAGCTTGTTGAGTTTTTAAGCATTAACGAAGAAGCCGGCCCCGATGGCCAGCGTTTTACCGTAAAGCCCGCCATGCTGGATACTTTCCTGCCAGAGCGCGAAGCCATTATTTTGGACTTCCTGGATCAAAGCCGCGTAACCATTACCGTGGCCGAAGTACCTAATATTACGCCGGTTGCCAATGCTGGGCCAGACCAAACCGTTACGGTGAATACATTGGTCGACTTGGATGGCAGCGCCTCTAACGATGCCGATACCAGCCCGCAAGCACAGCTGAGTTATAGCTGGACTCAAACGCAAGGGCCTGCCGTTACCTTGGCTAATGCAGTCACCGCCATGCCAAGTTTTACGCCAGAAACTGCGGCCGTTTATAGCTTTGAGCTTGTGGTGAGTGATGGTGAAGCGGTGTCTATGGTTGATAGCGTAACGGTGGTTGTAGACGCTGTTGCCAATATTGCTCCAGTGGCTAATGCCGGCGCCGATCAAATAGTCACTGTTGGTGATGCCGTCACTTTAAGTGGCGTAGAGTCTAGCGATGCCGATGCTGGCCCAAATGCCTTAAGCTTTAGCTGGCTGCAAACCTCTGGGCCAGTCGTAGCCCTGGCCAATGCCACAACTGAAAATGCCACCTTTACTCCGCAAAGTGCCGCAAGTTACGGCTTTGAACTTACCGTGAGCGACGGCGAAGCCACTGCAATCGATAATGTCACAGTGCTAGCCGAGCCCGATGCAACAGTAGTCGATAGTGATAACGATGGCGTACCGGATAGCCGCGATAACTGTGTAACCACGGGAAGCGACGTGGATGTTTATGGTTGTGCGCTGGTGAATAGTTTACGTATTGAAGCGGAAGACTACGAAGGCTTTAACGATACTAGCGCCGGCAACGAAGGTAATGGTTACCGCAATGATAACGTCGATATTGAAGTGGCCGCTGATGTTGGTGCAGGCTTTAACGTAGGCTGGATTGCCGCCGGTGAATGGTTGGAATACACCGTGAATTTATCGCAAGGGCGTTACGCATTAAGCACCCGCGTTGCCTCGGCTATGGGGGGCGGCGCTTACAGTGTGTTAATTGATGGCCAAGTGGTCGCGACAGATACCGTAGGTAATACCGGTGGCTGGCAAGCTTGGCAAACCTCGAATGTTGGTGCGTTCGAGGTGGCCGGCGGTGAGCAGGTCGTTCGCATTAACATTACTGGTGGCAACTTTAATATCAACTGGTTTGAATTTACCGCGGTTGCTTTAATTGTGGATGCCGACCGCGATGGTGTAACTGATGATATTGATCAATGCCTTAATAGTGCGGTGAATGCGCAGGTCGATGCGACCGGTTGTGTCCCTATTAATGACAGTGATAACGATGGTGTGAGCGATGAGCTAGATCAGTGCGATAACACGCCAGCGAATACACAAGTCGATAGCGACGGCTGCGCCTTACCTGATGCCGATAATGATGGCGTAACTGATGCCTTGGATCTTTGCCCGAATAGCCAGCCAGGCGAAACAGTGGATGCCGATGGCTGTTTAGTGGTTAGCGACCAAGATAACGATGGCGTGATCGATAGCGATGATGCCTGTCCTCAAACGCCAGCTGGCGATACGGTAGATGCGGCGGGCTGCTCTATTGTGACGGAGCTGCGCATTCAAGCGGAAGACTATATCGATTACCAAGACACCAGTGGCGGTAATTCGGGTAATGCTTATCGCACCGATAATGTCGATATCGAAGCGGCTGCAGATATAGGCGGTGGTTTTAATGTGGGTTGGACAGACGCCGGTGAATGGTTGGAATATAGCGTGAGCTTACCGGCTGGCACCTATTCTTTGGTGACTCGCGTGGCTTCGCTACCTGGCGGTGGTGCTTATACCGTGGTAATTAATGGCGAGCTTATCGCCAGCGACAACGTTGGGGCAACTGGCGGCTGGCAAAGCTGGGAAAGCCATGATGTTGGCGTGTTCACTGTTGCTTCGGGCGAACATACGGTACGCATTAATATCAGCCAGGGCGCATTTAATGTGAATTGGTTGGATATTACGCGGGTCGAATAA
- a CDS encoding cytochrome-c peroxidase has product MKALWALILLLSAGACIGAERLSESELNIVRSFTPPALPLTDTTNQYAENPAAKKLGKQLFFDARLSSNGKVSCATCHDFSQSLVDGKTLAAGVGIGSRNTPTLINAAMQRWFFLDGRADSLWLQAIGPIESKLEMGGSWQKVHRLFINDKKLLTAYNSVFTQTPLLPKVPYFKMDKNRFKVNVGKAIAAFEMDLIQFNSRFDHYVNAVVNGEENQNILNANELRGLKVFIGKGRCIQCHSGANFSDGEFHNIRLMAAVKKPQDSGRYGVINSLKQNPLNTLGAYSDDVTVGKTQYLQQSEAQWAAFKTPTLRNIALTAPYMHDGSMATLRHVIEHYSTFANAAPDHHKNPLLMPLNLTDAEITDLEAFLKTLSGTITLPTY; this is encoded by the coding sequence GTGAAGGCTTTATGGGCGTTAATATTATTGCTTAGCGCTGGGGCCTGCATTGGCGCCGAACGCTTGAGCGAAAGCGAGCTTAATATTGTTCGCTCGTTTACGCCCCCAGCATTACCCCTAACAGATACCACGAATCAGTACGCTGAAAACCCAGCCGCTAAAAAGCTGGGTAAGCAGCTTTTTTTTGATGCGCGCTTATCCTCTAATGGCAAAGTTTCTTGTGCGACTTGCCATGATTTTTCTCAATCTTTAGTGGATGGTAAAACGTTAGCCGCTGGTGTTGGTATTGGAAGCCGCAATACGCCAACATTAATAAATGCCGCCATGCAGCGTTGGTTTTTTCTTGATGGTAGGGCCGATAGCTTATGGCTGCAAGCAATAGGCCCGATAGAATCCAAGTTAGAAATGGGCGGCAGCTGGCAGAAAGTACACCGTTTATTTATTAACGATAAAAAATTGTTAACCGCTTACAATAGTGTTTTTACGCAAACACCGCTATTGCCAAAAGTGCCGTACTTTAAAATGGATAAAAACCGTTTTAAAGTCAATGTAGGCAAAGCTATAGCAGCGTTCGAAATGGACTTAATTCAGTTTAATTCACGCTTTGATCACTATGTGAATGCGGTTGTTAATGGCGAGGAAAATCAGAACATTTTAAACGCTAACGAACTGCGTGGGCTTAAGGTATTTATCGGCAAAGGGCGGTGTATACAATGCCACTCGGGCGCTAATTTTTCGGATGGTGAGTTTCACAATATTAGGCTGATGGCGGCGGTAAAAAAACCACAGGACAGTGGACGTTATGGGGTAATTAATAGCCTTAAACAAAACCCTTTGAATACCCTGGGTGCGTACAGTGATGATGTCACTGTTGGCAAAACGCAATACCTGCAGCAAAGTGAAGCCCAATGGGCCGCTTTTAAAACACCCACATTACGCAATATCGCGTTAACAGCCCCTTATATGCATGATGGCAGTATGGCAACGTTACGCCATGTTATTGAGCACTATTCTACCTTTGCAAACGCCGCCCCAGATCACCATAAAAATCCATTGTTGATGCCTCTGAATTTAACAGACGCCGAAATTACAGATCTTGAAGCATTTTTGAAGACATTGTCGGGCACCATTACTTTGCCCACTTATTAA
- a CDS encoding NHL repeat-containing protein produces the protein MKKSLRSISTVFVAAILIISQAVQACPVVGAADLANMTFPKTQYPFIESGSQANQFSYIEPLGAAVSDSARVYILDSISSKVRISNLEGKELKNFGKVGKDAGMFVAPKGLAIDSKEDIYIADSGNHRIQRFNKNGRYINQWGGYGYGQGELINPTGIAVDAQFVYVADTGNNRIVVYNKDGKFIRAFGEYGAGDKQFNQPVGLATDGYGSLYIADSQNDKIKKFSRDGKFYNTWGARGALPGQLSTPFGLAYAQGLLYVAELGNHRIQTFRAGGKFEAVFGDTPKPRNPLDIRLHYPASIAVSPNGKYKVGCQPLLLRCQSYALDASIYASTMEDSARWEQGVTRHQYGSGIAVDGNMLAVLYPEEHSVLLLDASTNQPRLVAVVGGFGSTAGKFKNPSGVAIDGAKNLLYVSDAHNHRVQVFSLKKDSKNKLHSASFKLAYGQFGQNEGEFNEPSALVKRASGGVFVMDTLNSRVQVIDDNFEAMPKVTLVNDALNIFSSVEHFTVSQKAQEFFWLDTYRPKVVVSDNKSAVKRTLGERTTQDRQRKTQLDRLVFPAGIALDHQARVYVTDAVSQKIKQFDANGIYLKEWGGWGGKIEEFYKPKSIAIDSKRGRVFVIDFGNNRGQIFNYDGALLGAFGIGHAMDIPPQRFLGDIAEGQKPAPI, from the coding sequence ATGAAAAAAAGTTTACGTTCAATATCGACAGTTTTTGTTGCAGCAATTTTAATCATAAGCCAAGCCGTGCAGGCGTGCCCTGTTGTGGGTGCGGCAGATCTTGCAAACATGACATTCCCTAAAACACAGTACCCTTTTATTGAGTCGGGATCGCAGGCAAATCAGTTTAGCTATATCGAACCGCTAGGGGCTGCGGTGAGTGATAGTGCTAGGGTTTATATTTTGGATTCGATCAGTAGCAAAGTTCGGATCTCTAACCTTGAAGGTAAAGAGCTAAAAAACTTTGGCAAAGTGGGTAAAGATGCAGGCATGTTTGTTGCCCCAAAAGGTTTAGCCATTGATAGCAAAGAAGATATTTATATTGCCGATTCGGGCAATCACCGCATTCAGCGGTTTAATAAAAATGGTCGCTATATCAACCAGTGGGGCGGTTATGGCTATGGCCAAGGCGAATTGATTAACCCTACGGGTATAGCGGTCGATGCGCAGTTTGTGTATGTTGCCGATACCGGCAATAATCGTATTGTCGTGTACAACAAGGATGGCAAGTTTATTCGTGCGTTTGGCGAATATGGCGCAGGTGATAAACAGTTTAATCAGCCTGTGGGTTTAGCAACCGATGGTTATGGCAGCCTTTATATTGCCGACTCACAAAACGATAAAATTAAAAAATTCTCACGCGATGGCAAGTTTTACAATACGTGGGGTGCGCGCGGCGCCTTGCCTGGCCAATTAAGTACGCCGTTTGGTTTAGCCTATGCACAAGGCCTTTTATATGTGGCCGAATTAGGTAACCACCGCATTCAAACCTTTAGGGCCGGCGGTAAGTTTGAAGCCGTATTTGGCGATACCCCCAAGCCAAGGAACCCTCTGGATATTCGTTTACATTACCCCGCCTCTATAGCGGTGTCCCCTAATGGTAAATACAAGGTGGGTTGCCAGCCTTTATTGCTGCGCTGTCAGTCCTATGCTTTAGACGCGAGCATTTACGCTTCCACTATGGAAGATTCCGCACGCTGGGAACAAGGGGTTACGCGGCACCAGTATGGCAGCGGTATAGCCGTGGATGGCAATATGCTGGCGGTGTTATATCCCGAAGAGCATTCGGTATTATTATTAGACGCCAGTACAAACCAACCGCGTTTGGTAGCAGTGGTAGGTGGTTTTGGTAGCACTGCGGGCAAATTCAAGAATCCAAGTGGTGTTGCTATAGATGGTGCTAAAAATTTACTTTACGTCAGTGATGCCCATAACCACAGGGTGCAAGTATTTAGCTTAAAAAAAGACAGTAAAAATAAATTACACTCGGCGAGTTTTAAATTAGCTTACGGCCAGTTTGGCCAAAACGAAGGTGAGTTTAACGAGCCAAGCGCCCTAGTTAAACGTGCGAGCGGCGGTGTATTTGTTATGGATACCCTGAATAGTCGTGTGCAGGTTATCGACGATAATTTTGAGGCCATGCCAAAAGTAACGTTAGTTAACGACGCGCTAAATATTTTTTCGAGTGTGGAGCACTTTACGGTATCACAAAAGGCGCAAGAGTTTTTTTGGTTAGATACCTACCGCCCTAAAGTCGTGGTAAGCGATAACAAAAGCGCAGTTAAGCGCACGCTAGGCGAGCGCACAACGCAAGATCGGCAGCGCAAAACCCAGCTAGACCGTTTAGTTTTCCCCGCTGGCATTGCGTTAGATCATCAAGCCCGTGTTTATGTTACTGATGCAGTATCGCAAAAAATTAAACAGTTTGATGCGAATGGTATTTACCTGAAGGAGTGGGGTGGTTGGGGTGGAAAAATTGAAGAGTTTTACAAACCAAAAAGTATTGCGATAGATTCCAAGCGGGGCCGTGTTTTTGTGATTGATTTTGGTAATAATCGCGGGCAAATTTTTAATTACGACGGCGCTCTGCTTGGAGCTTTTGGCATTGGCCACGCTATGGATATCCCCCCGCAGCGCTTTCTGGGGGATATCGCTGAGGGGCAAAAGCCGGCCCCAATTTAA
- a CDS encoding DUF938 domain-containing protein, producing the protein MFEKPFSQACENNKYPICEHLQRLLATTKTLLEIGSGTGQHAVYFSAELPHLQWQTSDRLVNHEGINLWINENPQANLLHPIALDVISDPWPQTQYNAIYSANTAHIMPWAAVQAMFKGVGELLTAGGIFVLYGPFKINGDFTSDSNAQFDAFLRENQAEQGIRNLEDLVSLATAAGLTLRENNPMPANNQLLVFKKD; encoded by the coding sequence ATGTTCGAAAAACCCTTTTCCCAAGCTTGCGAAAACAACAAATACCCTATCTGCGAACACTTGCAGCGTTTATTAGCTACCACTAAAACGCTACTAGAAATTGGCAGTGGTACAGGTCAGCATGCGGTGTACTTTTCCGCCGAGCTGCCCCACTTGCAATGGCAAACATCCGATAGGTTAGTTAACCACGAGGGTATTAATTTATGGATTAACGAAAATCCCCAAGCTAATTTATTACACCCAATCGCACTCGATGTAATATCTGACCCTTGGCCACAGACACAATACAATGCCATTTACAGTGCCAATACCGCGCATATAATGCCCTGGGCTGCAGTACAGGCAATGTTTAAAGGCGTAGGGGAATTACTGACAGCAGGTGGCATTTTTGTTTTATATGGACCATTCAAAATTAATGGCGACTTCACCAGTGACAGTAACGCCCAGTTTGATGCGTTTCTGCGCGAAAACCAAGCAGAACAAGGCATTCGCAACTTAGAGGACTTGGTTAGTCTGGCAACAGCGGCAGGCTTAACCCTGCGCGAAAACAATCCAATGCCCGCCAATAACCAGCTATTAGTCTTTAAAAAAGATTAA